A genomic stretch from Terriglobia bacterium includes:
- a CDS encoding peptidase S10 has product MRYNGRFNPTLCSCVILIAAMVVGAFAQGRGAGSAPNNFFRFNYSLEEMQPINYPPQPITTQHQITLGGETIQYTAHVGFMPIRNATSGVSEGHLFYIYYSKNGVTDKSKRPVWFLFNGGPGAATIWLHMGAFGPKVVKLNSNGLATPPPYTYVDNPNCLLDTGDLVFIDAMGTGFSRPDRPTWGPNFGGVDNDLAAFGEFIRSFLNEYNLWGSPLLVGGESYGTTRAAGLAGYLTDRSMPLNGVMLLSAVIDSNAGAGIQRQLTTLPTEIMTAHYHKKLGPELQKLTADQMAEQARQFASGEYLEYLFDGARASQAQRDKVLNNFARFTGLSKAFIDANNLLIPLGPFSTELLRDRHMMTSRLDSRLAGYQIDAGDTNTSFDFSNANITNCFLVCFEAYIRNDLAYKNDNLYYLSGNAPPWSGEYNTVVNLENAFAKNPHMHLFVGMGYYDFACPFYPVEWTIAHLKVSDEIRKNNISLGYYESGHMVYIDQPSAAKYHADLVKFVRASLPK; this is encoded by the coding sequence ATGAGATACAACGGACGATTCAACCCGACGCTTTGCAGCTGCGTCATCCTCATCGCGGCCATGGTTGTCGGCGCTTTCGCGCAGGGCCGGGGCGCCGGCAGCGCGCCCAACAATTTCTTCCGCTTCAATTACAGCCTGGAAGAGATGCAGCCCATCAACTATCCGCCGCAGCCGATCACGACGCAGCATCAGATTACGCTCGGCGGTGAGACGATCCAGTACACCGCCCACGTCGGATTCATGCCCATCCGCAACGCCACCAGCGGCGTGAGCGAGGGACACCTGTTCTACATCTACTATTCCAAAAACGGCGTCACCGACAAGAGCAAGCGGCCGGTCTGGTTCCTGTTCAACGGCGGACCGGGCGCGGCCACCATCTGGCTCCACATGGGCGCCTTCGGTCCCAAGGTGGTGAAGCTGAACTCGAACGGCCTGGCGACGCCGCCACCGTACACCTACGTCGACAATCCCAACTGCCTGCTGGATACCGGCGACCTGGTCTTCATCGACGCCATGGGCACAGGTTTCAGCCGTCCGGACCGGCCCACCTGGGGTCCCAACTTCGGTGGCGTGGACAACGATCTGGCCGCCTTCGGCGAGTTCATCCGCAGCTTCCTGAATGAATACAATCTCTGGGGCTCGCCGCTCTTGGTCGGCGGCGAGAGCTATGGTACGACTCGCGCAGCGGGTTTGGCCGGCTATCTGACCGACCGGAGCATGCCTCTTAACGGCGTGATGCTGCTGTCGGCGGTCATCGACTCTAATGCAGGAGCCGGCATACAGCGCCAGCTTACCACGCTGCCGACGGAGATCATGACCGCTCACTATCACAAGAAGCTCGGGCCGGAGCTGCAGAAACTCACCGCAGACCAGATGGCCGAACAGGCGCGCCAGTTTGCCTCGGGTGAGTACCTGGAGTATCTGTTTGACGGCGCCCGCGCCTCGCAAGCCCAGCGCGACAAGGTGCTGAACAACTTTGCGCGCTTCACCGGACTCTCGAAGGCCTTTATCGACGCCAACAACCTGCTCATCCCGCTGGGGCCGTTCAGCACCGAGCTGTTGCGCGACCGGCACATGATGACCTCGCGTCTGGACTCGCGCCTTGCCGGCTACCAGATCGATGCCGGCGACACCAATACGAGCTTCGATTTCAGCAACGCCAACATCACCAACTGTTTCCTCGTCTGCTTCGAGGCCTACATTCGCAATGACCTGGCCTACAAAAACGACAACCTCTATTACCTCTCGGGCAACGCACCGCCGTGGTCAGGCGAATACAACACAGTGGTCAACCTGGAGAACGCCTTTGCCAAGAATCCGCACATGCATCTTTTCGTGGGCATGGGGTATTACGATTTCGCCTGCCCCTTCTATCCCGTCGAGTGGACCATTGCCCACCTGAAAGTGTCGGACGAAATCAGGAAGAACAACATCTCGCTGGGATATTATGAGTCGGGCCACATGGTCTACATCGACCAGCCCTCAGCGGCAAAGTACCACGCCGACCTGGTGAAGTTCGTGCGGGCCTCGTTGCCTAAATGA
- a CDS encoding peptidase S10 has product MRCIRNGQFLLVITLGLSFGAWGRSGSVQAGRGAAVQGAAAQQAGPPGSAAGRGGRGGGGGGGGTGFYNYDTTASSGIPIPDAPPAETHQKITVNGEALAYTARAGHMPLRNATTGQSAAHLFFTYYARDGVSDASARPVMFFLGGAPGVAAGWQEFGGLGPKRMKWAADGTPGLPPYGWVDNPYTLLGQADLVFVNPVGTAFSRPDQPGRGPDFWTTATDIASLGEFVRSFLNNYNRRNSPLFLAGEDFGTARAAGLAGYLIEHQIPVDGVVLLSMTPAADALAGDEQYLTLLPSVVMAAWYHKKLAPELQALGAEQIAEQARQFAAREYLRTLYKGDRMTSEERTKVVANLSRLTGLSKAFIVNNDLRITLARFTPELLRDQRRALSNSDARVTGYVPGSSGGGRGGFGGGGGVAAIDYNQINLAGGFLTAYEAYLRRELTFAGSGSIYYLLSGGIGTFTSSGSDDASLAGLFVRNPRLHLFVGVNFFDLNAPFYATEFTLSHLNVSPEVRAHNITVSHYEAGQMAYLDNKALAKLHSDLARFINEAISPARQ; this is encoded by the coding sequence ATGCGATGCATACGGAACGGACAATTCCTGCTGGTGATCACGCTTGGTTTATCGTTCGGCGCCTGGGGCCGGAGCGGCAGCGTCCAGGCTGGCCGGGGCGCGGCGGTGCAAGGCGCCGCAGCACAACAGGCCGGGCCGCCGGGGAGTGCTGCCGGTCGAGGCGGGCGCGGCGGTGGAGGTGGAGGCGGCGGCACCGGTTTCTACAACTATGATACGACGGCGTCTTCAGGGATACCGATTCCCGATGCCCCGCCGGCAGAGACTCACCAGAAGATCACCGTCAACGGTGAAGCGCTCGCCTACACCGCGCGTGCGGGCCACATGCCGCTGCGCAACGCGACGACGGGACAATCGGCAGCGCATCTGTTTTTCACTTACTACGCCAGGGATGGCGTGAGCGACGCCTCGGCGCGCCCGGTGATGTTCTTCCTGGGCGGCGCGCCGGGCGTGGCGGCAGGTTGGCAGGAGTTCGGCGGGTTGGGTCCGAAGCGGATGAAGTGGGCGGCGGACGGCACTCCCGGGCTCCCGCCCTATGGCTGGGTGGATAATCCCTACACCCTGCTCGGCCAGGCCGATCTGGTTTTCGTGAACCCGGTGGGCACGGCGTTCAGCAGGCCTGACCAGCCGGGCCGCGGACCCGATTTCTGGACCACGGCCACCGACATCGCTTCGCTCGGTGAGTTCGTACGCAGCTTTCTGAACAACTACAACCGCCGGAACTCACCGCTTTTCCTCGCGGGCGAGGACTTCGGCACGGCACGAGCGGCCGGCCTGGCCGGCTATCTTATCGAACACCAAATCCCGGTCGATGGCGTGGTGCTGCTTTCGATGACGCCGGCCGCCGACGCTCTGGCCGGCGACGAACAGTACCTAACGCTGCTTCCGAGCGTAGTCATGGCCGCCTGGTACCACAAGAAACTCGCGCCGGAATTGCAGGCGCTCGGCGCCGAGCAGATCGCGGAACAAGCCCGGCAGTTCGCGGCGCGCGAGTACCTGCGCACACTTTACAAGGGCGACCGCATGACGTCGGAAGAGCGCACCAAGGTAGTGGCGAACCTGTCACGGCTGACCGGACTCTCGAAGGCGTTTATCGTAAACAACGACCTGCGCATCACGTTGGCCCGCTTCACCCCTGAACTGCTGCGCGACCAGCGCCGGGCGCTTTCGAACTCGGACGCACGCGTGACCGGTTATGTGCCCGGGAGCAGCGGCGGAGGACGCGGCGGCTTCGGCGGCGGGGGTGGTGTGGCCGCGATTGATTACAACCAGATCAACCTCGCCGGCGGCTTCCTGACGGCGTACGAGGCCTACTTGCGGCGCGAGCTCACCTTTGCCGGCAGCGGCAGCATCTACTATCTGCTGAGCGGCGGCATCGGGACCTTCACTTCGAGCGGGAGCGACGACGCCAGCCTCGCCGGCCTGTTCGTCCGCAACCCGCGCCTGCATCTGTTCGTGGGAGTGAACTTCTTCGATCTCAATGCGCCGTTTTATGCGACCGAGTTCACCCTGTCGCACCTGAACGTGTCGCCGGAAGTCCGCGCTCACAATATCACCGTGAGTCATTACGAGGCCGGCCAGATGGCGTATCTTGACAACAAGGCGCTGGCCAAACTGCATAGCGACCTGGCCAGATTTATCAACGAAGCGATATCACCGGCACGCCAATAA